Proteins co-encoded in one Conger conger chromosome 4, fConCon1.1, whole genome shotgun sequence genomic window:
- the uhmk1 gene encoding serine/threonine-protein kinase Kist, whose amino-acid sequence MACCSSETSNSALCSDANVAMAASPGNVDQSMKPVLFEIFGEIWNVQARLGQGVSASVYRVSSGRASTAAVKEFQLDSQGGDYGYHKERSVLEDIQGHKNIVTLYGVFTNHNCQGVSTRCLLLELLDVSVSELLVRASSQGHSMWVIQHCARDVLEALSFLHRGGFVHADLKPRNILWSADDECFKLIDFGLSYKEGNQDVKYIQTDGYRAPEAELQNSLAQAGLEGDSGCTSAIDLWSLGIILLEMFSGMKLKDTVRSQEWKDNNSTIIDHIFASKIVVCPAIPVYHLRDLIKSMLHNDPKHRSTAEKALSSPFFSIPFAPHIEDLVMLPTPVLRLLNIIDDSHLYNEEEYEDIVEDMKEECQKYGAVISLLIPKENPGKGQVFVEYANAGDSKEAQRLLTGRTFDGKFVVATFYPLSAYKRGYLYQTVQ is encoded by the exons ATGGCGTGCTGCAGTTCTGAGACAAGCAATTCAGCACTGTGCTCAGATGCTAACGTAGCAATGGCAGCCTCACCGGGGAATGTAGACCAATCAATGAAACCTGTGCTATTTGAAATATTCGGAGAGATTTGGAATGTGCAGGCACGGCTTGGGCAAGGTGTTTCGGCCTCCGTTTATCGTGTCAGTTCTGGACGGGCTAGTACAGCCGCAGTGAAGGAATTTCAGTTGGACTCGCAGGGTGGAGATTACGGGTATCACAAAGAGAGATCCGTGCTTGAAGATATTCAAGGACACAAGAACATCG TTACGTTGTATGGAGTTTTTACCAATCACAACTGTCAAGGAGTGTCAACCCGCTGCCTGCTGCTAGAGCTACTGGATGTTAGCGTGTCTGAGCTGCTGGTGAGGGCTAGTAGCCAGGGCCATTCCATGTGGGTCATCCAGCACTGTGCAAGAGACGTCCTGGAGGCCCTGTCCTTTCTGCACCGCGGGGGCTTCGTTCACGCCGACCTCAAACCCCGAAACATCTTGTGGAGCGCTGATGATGAATGCTTCAAACTCATCGACTTTGGTCTCAGCTACAAAGAGGGAAATCAG GATGTGAagtacatacagacagacgGCTACAGGGCCCCGGAGGCAGAGCTGCAGAACTCACTGGCTCAGGCCGGGCTGGAAGGTGACTCTGGCTGCACGTCGGCCATTGACCTTTGGAGTCTTGGAATAATTTTATTGGAGATGTTCTCAGGAATGAAACTGAAAGACACTGTCCGATCTCAGGAATGGAAg GATAATAATTCTACAATAATAGACCACATCTTCGCCAGTAAAATTGTGGTTTGTCCTGCCATCCCAGTTTATCACCTTAGAGACCTTATTAAAAG CATGCTtcacaacgaccccaaacacagaaGCACAGCTGAGAAGGCCCTGTCTAGCCCCTTCTTCAGTATTCCTTTTG CTCCTCATATTGAAGATTTGGTCATGCTTCCTACACCTGTCCTCAGACTGCTTAATATAATTGATGACAGCCACCTCTACAATGAAGAGGAGTATGAAG ACATTGTGGAGGACATGAAGGAGGAATGCCAGAAATATGGGGCTGTTATTTCTCTCTTGATCCCAAAGGAAAATCCAGGCAAAGGCCAG GTTTTTGTTGAGTATGCAAATGCTGGTGACTCCAAAGAAGCCCAGCGATTGCTGACAGGACGAACATTTGATGGGAAGTTTGTTGTTGCCACTTTCTACCCATTGAGTGCCTACAAGAGGGGCTACTTGTACCAGACAGTACAGTAA